In Pseudosulfitobacter pseudonitzschiae, the sequence ACCGACGCCGTGTACCGTTTCGATCGCGTCGGCACAGCCCGCATCTGCCAGCTTGGCCCGCAGGTTGCGCAGGTGGCTGTCCACGGTCCGGTCGCTGACGTGAATGTTGGTCCCATACATCGCATCGGTCAGCGCGGGGCGGGGGGCCACTTGTTCGGGGCGTTGCATCAAATGATCCAGCAGTGCCATTTCACGGCCGGTCAGTGCCACAACCGTGCCCGCGATGGCGCAGTAATGGCGTCCCGCATCCACCTCCAAAATACCGCGCCTGCGCGTCTTGTCCTGTTGAGCGGCAGTGCTGCGGCGCAGGATGGCACGCACGCGAGCGACCAGTTCGCGCGGCGAGAACGGCTTGGTCACATAATCATCTCCGCCCAGTTCGAACGCCAGAACGCGGTCGATCTCGTCCTCGCGCGCGGTCAGGAACAGCACCGGCGTCTGATCTGTCATACGCAATGCGCGGCACATCGCCAGCCCGTCCATCTCGGGCAGGCCGATGTCCAGAACGATCAGGTCAAACCGACCCGAGCGGGCCTTGGCCAACCCTTCTGCCCCGTCACCTGCGGTTTGTGTCCCAAACCCCGCCTGTTCCAGCGCGATACGCAACACATCGCGGATTTGCGCATCGTCGTCGACGATCAGAATGGTGGTGGCGCTCATGGGTTCAACCGCTTCGTTTCGATGGCCTGCAAACTACGGCGCAGACGCGCGTTGCGAAAGCCCCATTCCCGCCAGTCGTCGGGGCGAAACAGATAGGGCCTGCTGCCGGAAGAGGTCCGGACGCACAGATTGCCACCTGTCCGGACGTCATAGGTGGCGATGGCAGGCAAAGCGCCCTCGCCCAATTCGCGACAGATATACCACGCATCCTCCACCACAGGACGGCTTAGATTGTACCGCGCTATGATTCCGTCAAAGCTGATAAAGGCGCAAACATACAGCGTGACCGCGCCAATACCGCCCGAGCGCACCAGCATCCAGCCGTTATGCTTGCGCGCAGCCACCTGCCAGACGACCACGCCCAAACCTGCGGCCACCATGCCCATCCAGATCAATGCTGCCAGCCGCAGCCGCGTCAGCCCGTACACATCTACATAGGTATCCAGTCGGACCACCGACGCCAGCACCAACGCCAGCGTCTGCCCCAACCACACCAGAAGCAAAACGCGCAACATCGGCTTTTCCTCGGCAAAGGGGCGGGCGAGCACGGCAAACAGCCCCGCCAGCAGTGCGGTCAGCAACAGCGGATAAGCACCGCGATGTGCATAGGTGGCGTGGCTCATACCATCAGGCAGGCCCGCATCGCCATACAGCAGCACAATATCCATCACCGTCTGCACCGCGAACATCGCGTTGAACAGCACCAGTGACCGCGCAACCGAGCCTGCGTTGATCATACCGACGCGGCGCACGGTCTGGCGCGCGGGCGCTGGGGTCAGTTGCCCGCGCAAACGCGCAACCACCATGCAGGGCCAGACCAGCAGCACTATCATGGCCCAGAACAACGCACGCCACAGGTCCACCTCTGGCAGGCGCACGTCGCTCAGGTTCTGCCACCATCTGTCCAGAACCGGATTGGCCCCGACCAACAGCAGGGCAAACACCCCGCCCAAAACCACTGGCACACCCCACGCCTTGAACAACCGCCCCAAATCCCAGCCTGCGGGATTCGCCTCGACCAATTGCCGTGCTGCCTGCACGCCGTCGCGCACCGTCGCAGTGGGCCCCACCCACCACAGACGCAGCGCACTGCGCGTCAGTGCCCCGCGCCGTATGCCCGCCACAAACACCACAACCAGCGACAGCCCGACCATGCAGATCACCACCGACAGCGGTTGAACCAGCTCGACCAGCGGCAACACCGCCAGCGCCACACCGCCGCCCGCCTGCCACGCAACCCGCGCTGGCACATCCGCCAGCCAGATCGCCACACCGCCAAGGATCGCGCAGAACACTGCCAGCGACACCCCCGCCGACACCTGCCAGACCAAAGCATCCGACAGCGCGATCAGCGCCACCAACAGCGCCAGCCGGACCGGTCCGGCACGATCGCCCCGCTGGCCTGTCCGCCTGCGCTGCGGCGGCTGGTCGATCCCGCCCAGCCACCAGCCATCGTGTTGCATCGCCAGCGGCACGCCACGCATGATTGCCGTTTTCATATGATCTGCCTCTCTTGCCATTTTCTGCCCTTGGGATGCCAAAACATTTGCACAGGCCCCGCGCCCTGTTTGTGCAGTTTTTACGCAGAAGGTGACGCCGTGCCCCACCTTGCGCTTGGGCGCCGCCCATGCCAGTTTTCAGACCTTGTTCCCTTGAAGGTGACCCCATGCTTCAACCCGCCACCACATCGCAGGATGCACACCTGCCGCAACTGACCCTGACCCGAAATCCGGGGGTGGATCTGGACATGAACTGGGTCCGCTCGGTGCAGGCTAACACCTCGGCAATCGAACGCCGCGCAGCGACCCTGCCCGCGCGCCGGTCGGTCAAAAAGGACTATCAGGCGGCTTGGCTGCTCAAGGCCATTACCTGCATCGACCTGACCACCTTGTCGGGCGACGACACCGCCGCACGTGTCCGCCGCCTGTGCGCCAAGGCACGGCATCCGGTCAGCGCACAGGTACTGGCGGCGCTGGACATGCAGGGCATCACCACCGGTGCCGTCTGCGTCTATCACGAAATGGTCGAAACCGCCGTGGCCGCACTGCAGGGTTCGGGCATTCCCGTGGCGGCAGTGTCCACCGGCTTTCCCGCAGGCCTGTCGCCTTTCGATCTGCGCATCGAGGAAATCCGCCGCAGCGTCGCCGCCGGTGCCTCCGAGATCGACATCGTCATCTCGCGCCGTCACGTTCTGGAAGGCAACTGGCAGGCGCTTTATGACGAGATGCGCGAAATGCGCAGCGCCTGCGGCGATGCCCACGTCAAAGCGATCCTTGCCACGGGCGAGCTGGGCACATTGCGCAACGTGGCGCGCGCCTCACTGATCTGCATGATGGGCGGCGCCGATTTCATCAAGACATCCACCGGCAAGGAAAGCGTAAACGCCACCCTGCCCGTCAGCCTGACCATGATCCGCGCCATCCGCGACTATCACGCGGCCACTGGCATCCACATCGGCTACAAACCCGCAGGCGGCATTTCCAAGGCCAAGGACGCGATCACCTACCTTGCCCTGATCAAGGAAGAGCTGGGCGCACGCTGGCTGCAACCCGACCTGTTCCGCTTTGGCGCATCATCCCTGCTGGGCGACATCGAACGCCAGCTGGAACACCATGTCACCGGCAACTATTCTGCCGCTCACCGCCATCCGATGGGATAACATCATGACCGTGAAAGAGATTTTTCAGACGATGGACTATGGCCCCGCCCCCGAATCCGCCGCAGAAGCCCTGACATGGCTTGTCGATCAAGGCGGCCGTTTTGGCCACTTCATCGACGGCAGCTTTACCAGACACACAGGCGGTTTCGACAGCCGCAACCCCGCCACGGGCGAGGTTCTGGCAAGCCTGACCCAAGCCAGCCAACAGGACGTGGACAGCGCCGTATCCGCCGCGCGCAAGGCCCAGCCGAAATGGGAAAAGCTCGGCGGTCCGGGTCGTGCGCGTTATCTCTATGCCCTCGCGCGGCTGCTGCAAAAACACAGCCGTCTGTTCGCCGTGCTTGAAACCCTCGACAACGGCAAACCGATCCGCGAAAGCCGCGACATCGATATCCCGCTGGCGCAGCGGCACTTCTACTACCACGCAGGCATGGCCCAACTGATGCAGGACGCGCTGCCCGACCGCGTGGCCTTGGGCGTTTGCGGCCAGATCATCCCGTGGAACTTTCCGCTGCTGATGCTGGCATGGAAAATCGCGCCCGCACTGGCGATGGGAAACACCGTGGTGCTGAAACCTGCGGAATACACCTCGCTGACAGCACTTTTGTTTGCCGACATCTGCCGACAGGCGGGTCTGCCTGCGGGTGTGGTCAACATCGTCACCGGCGACGGCGCCGTGGGCGAAATGATCGTAAACGCACCCGTCGACAAAATCGCCTTTACCGGATCAACCGCCGTGGGCCGCCGCATCCGCGAAGCGACAGCAGGCACCGACAAGGAACTGACCTTGGAACTGGGCGGAAAATCCCCCTACATCGTCTTTGACGACGCCGATCTGGATTCCGCCATTGAAGGGCTGGTCGACGCCATCTGGTTCAATCAGGGTCAGGTCTGCTGCGCCGGTTCGCGCCTGTTGGTGCACGAACCCGTGGCTGAACGGTTTTACGCCAAGCTGCGCGCCCGTATGGACAAACTGCGCATCGGCAACCCGCTGGACAAAAGCATCGACGTGGGGGCCATCGTCGATCCCGCCCAGCTGGAAACCATCACCGACATGGTCGCCGCCAACAGCGATGGCGACATGCACCAGACCGCAGGCGACATGCCTGCGCAGGGCTGCTTTTACCCGCCCACGCTGATCACCGGCCTCGATACCGCGCACCCGCTGATGCAAGAGGAAATCTTTGGCCCCGTGCTGGTCGCCACCACCTTCCGCACCCCTGCGGAAGCCGTCGAACTGGCCAACAACACCCGCTACGGGCTGGCCGCAACCCTGTGGACCGAGAACATCAACCTAGCGCTGGACGTGGCCTCGAAACTGGCCGCAGGCGTGGTCTGGACCAACGCCACCAACCTGTTCGACGCAGCCGCAGGCTTTGGCGGCGTCCGCGAAAGCGGCTTTGGCCGTGAAGGCGGCTGGGAAGGGCTCTCCGCCTATACCAAACCCAGAACCACGGGCAAAACCCTGCCACAAATCGCACCCTTCGAAGGCGACAAAGGCCCGTCGGACGGCATCGACCGCACCGCCAAGCTGTATATCGGCGGCAAACAGACGCGCCCCGATGGCGGCTATTCCGCGCCTGTCTACGCCAGGAACGGCACCCTGCTGGGGCACGCATCGCAATCAAACCGCAAGGACGTGCGCAACGCCGTCGAGGCAGCCCAGGCCGCCAAAGGCTGGGCCAGATCCACGGGCCACCTGCGCGCCCAGATCCTGTACTACATTGGCGAAAATCTGTACGCACGTGCCGATGAATTCGAAGCCCGCCTGAACACCCTCCAAGGCGGCCGCACCAGCGCGCAAGAGGTGAAGGACAGCATCGACGCGCTGTTCACCGCCGCCGCATGGGCCGACAAATATGATGGTCAGGCGCATGGCGTGCCGATCCGTGGCGTGGCACTGGCGATGAAGGAACCGACCGGCGTGATCGCGGCGCTTTGTCCTGACGCACACCCGCTGCTGGGTCTGGTGTCACTGATGGCCCCCGCCATCGCGATGGGCAACCGCATCATCCTTGGCGCGTCGCAACCCTTCCCGCTGGCCGCCACCGATTTCTACCAGATCCTCGACACTTCGGACGTGCCCGCAGGCGTGGTCAACATCCTGACAGGCCCGCATGACGCACTGGCTGACACGATGGCCCGCCACATGGACATCGACGCGGTCTGGTCCTTCTCGGACCCCGCCCTGTCGGAGACCATCCGCAAGGGCTCGGCCAGCAACCTCAAACGCACATGGATCGACACCAGCCTGCCCACCATCCGCGACACGCTAACCGCCGCCACAGAGGTCAAAAACATCTGGATTCCCTACGGCGAATAAGCCGGAGTTCGAGGCAGAGCCTCAATAAAAAAGCGCCCGCCAGTGGCGGGCGCAAATATCGAACGACCCGTCACATGTCACTCGGGCAGCGGGCCAGTCTCCAGCCCCTCGGGCTTGCCGACCACGACAAACTGCAAACCGTCAGGGTCCAGCAACTCCTCTGCCACACGTTTCACATCGTCCATTGTCACCGCTTCAACCTTATCGTTGCGCGTGGCGATATAGTCGATCGGCAGGCCCAACATCTGCATCCCAACCATGATCCGGGCAATCGGCGCATTGCCATCAAACCGCAAGGGATAGGCACCGGTCAGATAGGTTTTGGCGTCGCGCAACTCGTCTTCGGTCACGCCCTCGCTGGCCGCTTTGGCCCACTCGTCGCGGATCACGGCGATCGCCTCGCCGATCCGGTCATTGGCCGAAGCCACACGGCCCAAATACACCGCCGCATAGTCCCGTGGCACCAGATAGGAATAAACCCCATAGGTCAGCCCTCGCTTTTCGCGCACCTCGGTCATCAAACGGCTTTCAAACGACCCGCCCCCAAGAATCTGGTTCAGCACAGTGGCCGCAAAGAAATCAGGATCTTCCTGCGCCATCCCGCGCTGACCAAACAACGCCACGGATTGCGGCGTGTCGAAATCGATCACAGTCACGCCCGCCGGAATGTCCACTTCTGCCATGTCTGGCAACGGCGCACCCGTCTCTGGCAGGTCGCCCAGCAGCTTGTCCAGCAGCGGCCCCAGCTCTTCCGGCGTGATGTCACCCACCACACCGACATACAGCCGGTCCTTGGCCAAAACCGCCTTGTGCGCGGCCACCAGATCGTCGCGGGTCAGCGCACTTACGCTCTCCACAGTGCCACTGAACGACGTACTATAGGGATGTTCGCCATAAGCCAACTTGTCAAAAGCACGGCTTGCCAGTTCATCTGGGCTTTTGTCGTCCGACGCCAGCCCCGTCAGCACCTGCTGGCGCACCCGCTCAAGCGCTTCGGGGGCAAAACTTGGCTCCAGCAATGACGCCCGCAGCAAATCCACCGCCGCATCGCGGTTCTCGGTCAGAAAGCGTGCGGACACTGCCAGCGAATCGTCGCCCACATCATACCCGAACGAAGCCGCCAGCCCTTCGGTCGCACGGGCAAAAGCGCGCGCATCCATCTGGCCGGCACCCTCTTCCAACAGGCCCGTCATCAGATTGACCGCACCCCGTTTGCCCGGCGCATCCAGTGACGCGCCACCGCGAAACCGCAGATCCATCGCAACAAACGGGATCGACGGCTCTTGCACCAGCCACGCAGTGATACCGCCCGGGCTGACAACTTCGGTGATCTCGACATCGGCACGGGCAGGCAGCGCCAGCACCACGGTCATCATCAACGCAAGGATATATTTCATTGGCCTGCCTCCGCGGGTTTCGCCAGCCATCCGGTGACCGACCCTTCGATGCGCAGCACTTTGGCAGCGGTGGCCAGAATGTCCTCTTCCGTCACAGCTTGCAGCGCATCAGGCCACGCCTGCACGTCTTCGACTGTCAGCCCCGACGCCAGCGCCGCACCATAGCGGTTGGCGACACCGTCGGCATCGTCGCGGGCATAGATTTGTTGCGCGCGCAGTTGCAGCTTGATCCGCTCAAGTTGTTCGGCATCGACACCTTCAGCCATAAAACTGGCCAGTGCCGCATCCATCGCATCCTCGGCCTCTTGCAGGCTGACACCGGAGCTTGGCAACACGACGACGTCAAAGGTTGTATCATCCAGCGACGTGCCTCTGTAGAACGCACCGGAATAAACGGCCACCTGCGTGTCAAACTGCAATTTCTCGGCCAGATAGGAAGTGGTCCCCCCGCCCAGAATTTCAGCCAGAATGGTCAGCGCCGCAGCCTCTTCCTGCGCACCGGCGTCACGCTCGGGCGCCAGATAGGACCGGCTGACATAGGGCTGTGCCACCCGCGCATCGCGAAAGATCACGCGGCGTTCAGCGGTTTGGGGTGGCTCTTTGGTGCGCAGACGTTCGGGCAGGTTCGGTTCGGCGGGAATCACACCATAACGGGTTTCGGCCAGTTGCCGGACCTCGGCGGGATTCACGTCGCCCGCCACCACAAGGATCGCGTTGTTGGGCGAATAGTAGATATCGTAGAACCCCAACGCATCATCCAGATCCAGCGCCTGCATTTCGTGCATCCAGCCGATCACCGGAACGCCGTAGCGGTGGTTCAGATATTGTGCCGCGTTCATCTGTTCGCCGAACAGTGCGCGGGGATTGTTCTCGGTGCGCTGGTTGCGCTCTTCGATAATCACGTCACGCTCTGTTTCGATGTTCTCGGGCGTCAGACGAAGATTTTCCATCCGGTCCGCTTCCATCTTCATCATCAGACCCAGACGGTCAGCCGCCACGCGCTGGTAATAGGCAGTGTAATCGTAGCTGGTAAAGGCGTTGTCGCGCCCGCCATTGGCGGCCACTGTCGCTGACAACTCTCCCGACGCCATGTTGTCAGTGGCCTTGAACAACAAGTGTTCCAGAAAATGCGCCACGCCGGAAGATCCCTTAGGCTCGTCCGCTGAACCGGCTTTGTACCAGACCATATGGGTGACGACAGGGGCACGGTGGTCTTCGACCACCACGACCTGCATACCGTTGTCCAACTCGAATGTGGTGACGTTCTCGTTTGCTTCACTTGCCGCCCACACTGCCATTGGCAACAGGGCTGCGATAAATGCCATGACGGCGCGCAGATGGGTCATCCGGTATCCTATATCGGTCGCTGTTAGATGTCAGATGGTCATGCCGCCGCAACGTTCAAGCGCGGTGCCGCCTTTGTGACCTAGTCGCGGAATCGCGTGTCGACCGGGGGCGACGAAGGCGTCGGAACACCCACACGGCGATAGGCCGAAGACACCTTGTGCGGGTCGATGGCCTGCCGCTTATACGCCTGATTGTAACGGTCCACCGGCACGATGCGATATTGCGTCAAACGGCCACGACGTTTGCGGAACGTCTCGTCTTCGGCGGCCAGCGTGGCACGGATGTCTGCGGCGCGCCCGAAGCGGCTGGCGTGGTTGACCACAGCACCGTCGCTTGCAGGCACGGCAGCGGTGGGCGATCCACGGCGGCCACCCAGCTTGTCAACGCTTTCCTCAAGCGGGCGCAGATCAACCAGATTCGCCTGACCGGGGGTCGGCGCGGGCAGCGCGGTATAGCTATCGGGTTCTTCCAAAGGCTTGGCCGGGGTCACGATGAATTCATCCGGCCCATCGGATGTGCCACGCAGATCGCGCAAACCCGTGTTGGCGCAGGCTCCCAAAGCCAGCGCTACCGTCAATGCCATCAGTCCGCGTATCAGGCGCATTGCCTTCTCCCACCAATTGCCCAAACAGGCCCTTTCACACTGACTATCGCAGCAGGCAGGGCAATGTCACGCCCGCTTTTTGTCCTGCGCGAAAAACACCAGCCCGATTGCACCCGCAAATATGAAGATATCACCGACATTGAACACAAACGGGTTGCTGATACCACAGCAAGACATATTCAGAAAATCCAAAACATAGCCGTATATCACACGGTCCACGACGTTACCCAGCGCGCCGCCAACCAACAGGCCCGCGCTGACAAACACCACGGGCCGTTGCTGCGCCCCGCGCAACCACCACAACACGGCAGAGCAGATCAGCAGCGCCAGAACCACAAGAATCCAGCGCCCCATCTCACCGTCACCATCCATCAGCCCAAAGTTGATGCCCCGGTTTTCGCCATAGCGAAAGTTCAGCAGCGGTGGCAGCACATCAATCTCGCGCACCCGCCACAACTGCATGCTGTGCACCACGGCATATTTACTGGCCTGATCCAGTATCAGGGCGATCAGCGCCGATATGGCAACCAGACGCATCTGCTTAGTGCCGGAAGTGGCGCATGCCGGTCAGCACCATCGCCAGACCGGCCTCGTCCGCTGCGGCAATGACTTCGTCATCGCGCATCGACCCGCCCGGTTGGATGATTGCAGTGGCACCCGCTTCGGCAGCGGTGATCAGACCGTCGGCAAAGGGAAAGAACGCGTCGGACGCAACAACCGACCCTTGGGTCAGCGGCTGCGACAGGCCCAGCGCTTCGGCCATGTCCTGCGCCTTGCGCGCGGCGATGCGCGTGCTGTCCACGCGGCTCATCTGGCCTGCGCCGACGCCCACTGTCGCCCCGTCCTTGACGTAGATGATGGCGTTGGATTTGACGTGTTTCGCCACGGTCCATGCAAACAGAAGATCGTTCAACTCTTGCTCGGACGGGGCGCGCTTGGTCACAACCTTCAGATCCGCGCGGGTAATCCGGCCCACATCTTTGTCCTGCACAAGGAAACCACCCGACACCTGCCGTACGGCCAACGCCGCAGCACCCGCCGATGCCAGACCATCGGTGGTCAGCAAACGCAAGTTCTTCTTTTGGCTAAAAATATCCATTGCCTCTTCGCTGGCACCGGGCGCGATAACAACTTCGGTAAAGATACCGGTGATCTCGCGCGCCGTGTCGGCGTCCAGCGGCTGGTTCAGGGCGATGATGCCGCCGAACGCGCTGGTACGGTCGCAATCGAACGCACGGCTATACGCCTCTTTCAACGTCGTACCACGCGACACACCGCAGGGGTTGGCGTGTTTGATGATCGCACAGGCGGGCCCTTGGACCGGATCAAATTCGCTGACCAGTTCGAACGCCGCGTCGGTGTCGTTGATGTTGTTATAGGACAGCTCCTTGCCCTGATGTTGCTGCGCCGTGGCCACACCCGCACGCGCGCTGCCATCGGTATAGAAGGCAGCCGCCTGATGCGGATTCTCGCCGTAACGCAAACCTTGGGCCAATGTTCCGGCAAAGCTGCGGCGGCGCGGGGTGCCGTCCACGTGGGCGGCCATCCATGTGCTGACCGCCGTGTCATAGGCCGCTGTGCGACCGTAAGCTGTCTGTGCCAGCCGTTGCCGCAGGGCATAGCTGGTCTGGCCGTCGTTGGCCTCAAGTTCGGCCAGCACCACGTCATAATCCTCGACGTCCACCACGATGTTGACGAACCCGTGGTTCTTTGCAGCAGACCGGATCATCGCGGGCCCGCCAATGTCGATATTCTCGATCACTTCGTCATAAGCCGCGCCCTTGGCCACGGTTTCCTCGAACGGATAAAGGTTCACCACCACCAGATCGATCGCCGCGATCCCGTGGGCATCCATCGCCGCGCGGTGGTCGGCATTGTCACGCAGGGCCAGCAAACCGCCATGCACCACAGGGTGCAATGTCTTGACCCGCCCGTCCATCATCTCGGGATAGCCGGTCACGTCGGCCACATCCTTCACCGTCAGCCCCGCCGCCCGCAGTGCCGCTGCGGTGCCGCCAGTGCTCAGCAATTCGACCCCCCGCGCAGCCAAAGCCTGACCGAATGGCACAAGACCGGTCTTGTCAGAAACGGAAATCAGCGCACGGCGCACGGGATAGAGGTCAGTGGTCATTGTATTCAGCAGCCTTTTTGCGGCCTATTCGGCCATATCAAGTTCGTCTCGGGACAGATCCCTGATGCCAATGGCAGTCTCCTGCGCCTTGGACAAGGACCAGCGAATGCGCGTGGCATACTGCATTGTGCGCCCCATGAGAACGATCTGTTGTGTCGCACGCGGCTTTAATCTGCCTTTTTCAAGGTAAACACTTGGATCAAGGCGCAATTCATAGTTGCCATCATGGCGGAAAACCCAGATTTCACCGCTTTTCAGTGCCATTGAAATGGCCGCTCCACCCAAATCAAGGGTCGCGTCAACCTCGGGATGCAGGTGAAAACGGATGGCAAAGGGCACGCCTTGCAGTTTGCCCGCATCCAATGCGCGATCAAAGCGGCGCTTGTCCACATCCTCCAGCGCCAGCAACATATCCTCGCCCGCCATGCCGCGCCCGTCAAAGGTCAGTTCCAGCGTGCGCGCGTGGGTCAGGCCATGCGTACTGACAAAACCGTCGTGACCGCCCTGAAACCGGATGCCGTCATTGACCTGACTCATCTCGATTGGAACCGACCCGGGCGCATCCACCAGAATTTCATTTGCGCTGGCGCGGTCCGCATCGCCCAGCCGTGCGCTGGAATAGCCGTCAAGCACCAGCGTGCTGTGCGACGGCGTCGCGCGCCCCGCCCGCCGCCATTCCGATCCGAACGATCCGCCCGGACCACAGTTCACAATCAACGGACGACGCCCCGAGGTCAGTTCGAACGCCAGCGTCGAGGCATGGGCATTGCGGCTG encodes:
- the purH gene encoding bifunctional phosphoribosylaminoimidazolecarboxamide formyltransferase/IMP cyclohydrolase, yielding MTTDLYPVRRALISVSDKTGLVPFGQALAARGVELLSTGGTAAALRAAGLTVKDVADVTGYPEMMDGRVKTLHPVVHGGLLALRDNADHRAAMDAHGIAAIDLVVVNLYPFEETVAKGAAYDEVIENIDIGGPAMIRSAAKNHGFVNIVVDVEDYDVVLAELEANDGQTSYALRQRLAQTAYGRTAAYDTAVSTWMAAHVDGTPRRRSFAGTLAQGLRYGENPHQAAAFYTDGSARAGVATAQQHQGKELSYNNINDTDAAFELVSEFDPVQGPACAIIKHANPCGVSRGTTLKEAYSRAFDCDRTSAFGGIIALNQPLDADTAREITGIFTEVVIAPGASEEAMDIFSQKKNLRLLTTDGLASAGAAALAVRQVSGGFLVQDKDVGRITRADLKVVTKRAPSEQELNDLLFAWTVAKHVKSNAIIYVKDGATVGVGAGQMSRVDSTRIAARKAQDMAEALGLSQPLTQGSVVASDAFFPFADGLITAAEAGATAIIQPGGSMRDDEVIAAADEAGLAMVLTGMRHFRH